In the genome of Diabrotica undecimpunctata isolate CICGRU chromosome 2, icDiaUnde3, whole genome shotgun sequence, the window CTATATTGTGGCAATCTGTTAACATCATTTCTCCAAAATCGCTTGCGTAATTTAGCACATATAATATCTCATTTACTCCTAGCTTTTTTGATAACCTGGATTCTTATTTTATCCCAGTTTTACTCCCGTTATGgcgcttaatattttttttttttttttcgcttgtatttatttgtctttttcttgttgttttagCTCTGAATTGTATAGTACACGTAAATGGAGGTCTTATGCCTGTTCTGTAGATTTTGATCTTGCTCTTTGGACTCGTCATTTAGTTTTTTCACTAATATTCTTAATGATTTGGTTCAttatactcttcttcttcttcttagaatACCATGTCCGTTACACTGCGAGGCAATTATAGATATTATTTGAGCCACATTTTTAATTGCTTAAAATTATGGCTTTCacagaattataaaaaaaaagggtgtggcagtccagtgggactgccggtaggagttatacttctatacacgcattcgccgttacaaatttatatgggagtcaatctgcacatcattacatatgtaatgctataggtaagagagcagaaagagaaaaagaattaggtatacaggtatatggtgcatcgtttgctgtatataaacatttgacctgtaataggagtatagtaagtaaatgaaggattgaatcaatattttaatgaaaatatatatttttattttcatatatgtataaaaggagttgaatgcaaaaaaattttttacacgtACTCTGCAGTAagattcattgttaattttgttattaagataaaaatacaatacaatacactgccacataattcaatattataatacaatacaaattaaaatgcaatattcataagtatttaaaaataacaatatacataacttacgcatatgtttaatttaccatgataataatattaataataaaatattaatattaataaatattaaatatgtttacaaaaggaacatttttattttcgagagagaaagaaagaaaagatatcttctgtctctctcttacctatatcttacatatatgtaatgattttgccgattcaatcaatatatacgaatacacacaaatttccaacgtcgaacgcgcgtatagaagtaccTACAATCAAAAACGAAATAAAACCAACAACGAAAATTGATGAAATGAAATTCGGTCTGACAAATTACAACAAAAGTCCTCTGTATAATGGTTAACTAGCGAGCGAAACTCGCGAAAATGTATTTATCATTATAATCAATAACGGTTTAATcccaattaaaataatatgtACGTTAAACATTCCATAAATTCTGaaagaaattataaaataataaaactttataagaGAATGACTACATTTACTCTGTTTTATGGATGTAAAAGATGTACTTTGCTGTACTATATTATTAATTTTCCTGCTTTGGAAGTCCAAGTGTCTTGAAATTATTAATACTTCTTTTGCTTCTTCTATTGTTTTCTACATCTATGTTTTTGtcaataaaaatatacaataaaacgCTTACGTTATTCTTATAGGAAGTTTGTGTCATCGTCTTCTCGATTGCAATCTGTACAGCTACCAACCCAATAAATTATGCAGCCTACCAACAACATCCGAGCTCCGCAGTGGTAACGCAAGTAGTACAGCCTGCAGCTATAGTTCAACGTACAGCAGCAGTAGTCCAACCAACGCTAGTACAACCGGCCATAGTCCAACCAGCAGTAGCTTCAGTAAACGTTCCAGTAGTTCAAACACGAGTAGAACCTTACGATCCCAATCCACAATACAGTTATGCCTATTCAGTAAATGATCAAAACACAGGTATGTTTTATTATTCGAGTATATAGATCATTTCTTGTCTGTAACAAACAATTCTACTTGTTTGTTAAAGTAAATATAATAATGATGATTTTAAAATAACGTAAAAGCAATTTGAAAACTTAATaggtagaggtaatggattttgacaagagctatgagtcatgccgatgcagtacacaagtttatctgtcatttacaaggtcatagctcttgtaAAAATCCATTACCTATAGTATGCTACTTCTTACAATACAATACTACGATACCTAATCAAAGATAATAGGGAAGTACTATCCTGTAACTGTCTATTTTTACCCCTAGTTTTACCTACGGTGGTAATTGTATTGATATCATTATAGACAAATGACTTTTAAACGCGGATTAAGCAGTTTAGCGATCACCGGGAAGTAGCAGTGATCATCAACTGCCcccaaaccaaagaaattttaGGCTTATGAACCTTTTAGAAGACCTTGAGATATCCAAAAAGATGAAACTGAACCCTGATTGTTGCTTAAACACACAAATCAATCGTAATTGCAATAATtataaacctttttttttaattattgtgtgAGACTTTAGAAGAAGAAAAGTGAACTCATACAATCTTTAAACTGTCTTTAtacctttattttaaaaaaaatttaattcattactaatttataacaataatttGTAATCAATCAAGTTATTCTGTATTGAAACAagaaaaatttccaatttttacttaaaattttttcaacttcaatcaaaagataaaaaaaatttttaacactCAAGCATCATACTGAGAAACATCAAAATCTAGTTTCTTTTTCATACAAAGGGTTCTTTTTCTTTATACTATAGACTAATAAAGttccaaaatttattatttttatatattttcaggAGACTCTAAGAGCCAACACGAAACAAGAAGCGGGGACGTAGTACGAGGCCAATACAGCCTAACGGATCCAGATGGCAGCCGTAGAACCGTCGACTACGCTGCTGATCCTCATAACGGATTCAACGCCATCGTTCAAAGAACTATCGCTCTCCGACCACACTAAATTTGCAGTCAGTACCATTTTCTTATGAGTTTACAATGATTTGGTCTTTCTAGCTTTCTGTGTTTGTAATATCGATGAATAgaaaataaagttattgtttaCATATTATAAAGGTTGAAATCAATTCTGCATCtccaaaatagtttttttttctttccacGACGCCTTTCCCATTTCTATCCAACATGCTGAATATTAAGGGAGTAGACAGAGAAAACGAGGtatgtaattaaattttattaagaaGTAATATCCCCAAGGAAGGTAAATTATGATTGTAATTATTATAACACTAATTTTGATAGaccatacaaaaaaaatataaaattaaaaaagtaattacCATCAATTTATATGTCAAAGAAATATGTGTCTTctagtttagtttttttaaatttaattctactTCTGGGTTTATGTTCTTTTCGGCAAAAAAATTGTCATAGAAACTTGGTTTGTCACACCTTTTGAGGCAGTTTGGTTTTGGTTCAACTTTTATCCAAGGTtctattttggttattattattattttggttcCAAGTCATGGAATTTGCCCAGAAATAACATATTTGGTATCATCTTTAaacttaatttgttttttttttctggtttaaatACTTGCAAAAGCTACTTAAATAATCCGTTTATATAGATTATAAGTATATAATATTAACATTACTATAATTTATTTCACGTTAAGAACAGAACGTTTGGTTTATGCAGATCAGTGTTGACAAAACTCTCAGGTACGTGTTGCTACTAGACTGTGGATATTCGCTATGTGCAAGTTCGGAAGAGCGATGCTTAGTATCATAGATCAGCgaatttattagcactttttataTATTACTCGTATGTAAACttcaaataaaattaactaaacttgtttatttaatacaataaatgttttaatttacatAAGAAATCCAGTTTCAtctttgtattaatttttattcgttcattttatattttatgtattcttctttGAATGTGCTTCCAATTTACATAAGCTCTGATTTTAAACAATCTTCTTCAAAAAAAACTATCGTTCTCCAACAACCATGTCTTAATTTGATCTGTTTTAAACGCTTATGCTTATATAATAAGCTTTTCCTTAAACTATTGTTCAAATATAGAATCATACATGTCATCGTGATAGTCCGCCGagtttttttagctaaaaaccaaGAAGTAGCACATTCCACAAAGCCCAATTCACTACCCgcatgcactataacaaatcgAGGACCTAGTTATGTCAGCTACTTTAAACCTGTTGACAACCCCTTAACTAACGTATCCCTGGCTGACTAGTACTCAGTTTTTGGTTAGTCTTTAgttaaaagttttaaatactgTCTTCTAAACAAGCCTTTAATTCAATATTGTCCAAATGTATTAGATGTTCGAAACAATCTCTCAAAACCTTCAACCCCCTATGGGTAATTTGCCTAAATTTTATCTAGGTGCCATTAAACCTTTTTCGATTTGTGGattagattatggtggaccgtTTTCGATAACTATGTCTCGCTACAGGGGGGCTTAGACTCAAAAGGCCTATTTGTGTGTTGCGCCACAAAGGCTTTATATTTTGAGTGGGCTAGTAAGTTAACCGCGGAAGCCTTTTTGGTCGCTTTACAACGGTTTATCGCTCGGAGAGGTCTTATCCAGAACTAAGTAGCTTTATGGAGAGTGCTCTCaataaagaaaacattaaatttttatttgctcCTCCTGCTGCACCACATTTTGGCGGTATTTATGAACGCGGAATTCGTTCTGTAAAGGAACATATTGTTGGTAAAGTCGGAGCACAACTCACGCACTCTCACCCCATTAACTAATGATATTGAAGATCTCAACGCTTGGACACCGGGACATTTCCTGACTCTTGAACCTTtgacctctttgtttgtgactgATTTTTCGGAGGTATCCTTCAATCGTTTGTCCAGATGCCAGTTGTTAGAGATTTTTGGGCTCTATGGCGAAAGGAATATCTGCACACCTTGCAACAAAAGTCCAAATGATTAGATTCTATCTTTGTACCTAAAATCGGTGCCCCtttgaatatttgtttaagaTTTATATAGGATTTGTTTGTAGTatattaccaaagataatcaatcagggatctgaaattttaatggacgtaacacccaatgaagttcgaaggtcagtgcaagaaatgaaaaacaataagtcccccggaggcgatgaaatagtggcagatgccttgaaggtggctggaaaaagattatggcaggtccttgccaaactattcactagatgtttgcaggaagcaataacaccaacccagtggtataacgcagaaattatcatacttcataaaaaaggggatgctaccgacctcaggaattacaggcccataagtctactttcacatatttataaactatttacaaaaataattacgaaacgactagaaaataaattggaattttatcagcccatagaacaggcgggttttagaaaaggctatggaacaaacgatcacctactggtaataaaaaatcttatagaagaATGCACTGAATAtgataaaccactagctttaatatttgtcgactatgaaaaggcattcgacaccgtaaatcaacaaaaaatgttggaagccttgacagaatgccgaattgactatcggtatataaatataattaaacatatataccaaaacgcaacagccagtgttagagtgggtgatcgtcaaacccagaaattcccgatacaacgtggagtacgccagggggacaccatatcgccgaaactgttcactacgcttttggaatatatatgtaaaagggcaaaactgaccgacaagggcataaacataaacggagaaaagtttagccatctaaggtttgcagatgatattgtactaatagctgataggatagatgaggccaaagaacttttaaatcagctctacctttcctcgctagaaggaggattgaaaataaatatatctaaaacccagatgatgacaaatcttgtagtcagcgaagatatatgcgtaggaacaagatccatagaccaggtaatggcctataaatacctaggtcatgagattcgcataggaaaagataaccaaaccgttgagcttctccgtcgtataagactgacttgggcagccttcggcaagctgaaccatatttttaaatcgtctgatataccaatatgccttaaaagaaaaacgtttaatcagtgtgttttgccagtgttaacttacggtgccgaaacgttgaccatgacaaggagaacagttcaaaagatccgtgtgtgtcaaagggcgatggagcgtgctatgttgggcgtttcactacgagacaagatcccaaatcgccagctacgacaaagaacaggagtggctgatgcagtagagagagtagcaacactaaaatgaaactgggcaggtcacgtggctcgaatgacagacaatagatggacaaagcggatactggaatggagaccaagagatgatgcctaccgaagtagaggtcgtccaccaacacgttggactgacgatctaaaacgttgtcataggaattggatgcaagaggcacaagatcgaaatagatggaaaattatgagggagatctatgtccagcagtggataagcgaagattgaatgatgatgattttaTTGTTGCCCAAGTAATGACGGTATTTAGTATGAGTTTTGTTTTTAAAGACCTTATTGCCTTTAAATgggggagaatgtttaaattcaaatatggttgtgtaAATTAATCCATACATTTGTCATCCCTCTATCCCTACGATTCCTATAGCATCGATCGGACAACGGATCTCGCGATCAATGCTGTAGGTATTGACTGACATAAACAACCAATTGATTATTAGTTTGTTTGTTCATCATAGTAACCATTGTACACTGCTTGcactttttctttctttcaaCTTTTTGCCTTATAGTGACTGAAAGCATATAGTGGTACTTaggaacctaacctaacctaggAATCTGCGCATGCGCCCACTGTTTGACTGAGTTTCTCTTGTTGATATGTGATAAATTTGACTGTATCTGTTATCCCGTGATCTCCACATTACCTTGTGCATTTTAAGGCGTTAGAATGACCTTTACCTTATCATCTTTGGTTTTGTTGCAAGGTTACATACTCTTTGGGCATTCTCATTCGTGTTTTAGAGTTTTGTTTGTTTTCGCGCATATATCAATGCGACCCATCAATACAAGAATCTTTTCTATCGTCTCATTTTTGTCGagaattatttttttactatttatatatttaaatataagtacttttgtataagtttttatcGAGATCAGTTTTGACCTTTTTGATTTTTCTACTCTACTCCAAACATATTCACCCGTGAAAATGTTTGTTCCTCTGTGTTTTCTTCTCTTTCTGCAACGCTCATCGCGGATTTGAAATGCAGTATTCCCTAAATCCCTTTTTTTTGTACATACTCCGTGTATATTCCAGCATTCAATGTTTGTTATCCATCGAGATTTCTAGACTATTTTATGGAATTTTTAACATTCCCTTTTTATGTAGGACAAGGAA includes:
- the LOC140433578 gene encoding larval cuticle protein A2B-like; amino-acid sequence: MVFKEVCVIVFSIAICTATNPINYAAYQQHPSSAVVTQVVQPAAIVQRTAAVVQPTLVQPAIVQPAVASVNVPVVQTRVEPYDPNPQYSYAYSVNDQNTGDSKSQHETRSGDVVRGQYSLTDPDGSRRTVDYAADPHNGFNAIVQRTIALRPH